One Brevibacillus choshinensis genomic window carries:
- a CDS encoding gamma-glutamylcyclotransferase family protein, with translation MNKTIPVFVYGTLLEGFQNHDCYVRPYQHKAIAATIRGAIYHLPQGYPGLVEGTEDVVGALLFFAQHEYEAALSGLDELETYFGPDDPRNEYERMEVTAWIAESNEAVTAYVYRYLDEEYVRREGIRVQDGDWRGYLLARGAE, from the coding sequence GTGAACAAGACGATACCCGTGTTCGTATACGGTACATTATTGGAAGGCTTTCAAAACCACGATTGCTATGTGAGACCCTATCAGCATAAGGCGATTGCCGCCACCATCAGAGGGGCAATCTATCACCTGCCACAAGGCTATCCGGGCCTAGTGGAAGGGACAGAGGACGTGGTTGGCGCCCTACTATTCTTTGCGCAGCATGAGTACGAGGCAGCGCTATCCGGCCTGGATGAGCTGGAGACGTATTTCGGCCCAGACGATCCGAGAAATGAGTACGAACGCATGGAGGTGACCGCATGGATAGCGGAGTCGAATGAAGCGGTGACCGCGTACGTGTATCGCTATTTGGATGAGGAGTATGTCAGACGAGAGGGCATTCGGGTGCAGGACGGCGATTGGCGGGGATATTTGCTGGCGCGGGGTGCTGAATAG
- the pyc gene encoding pyruvate carboxylase, which yields MQKRKINRLLVANRGEIAIRIFRAATELGIRTVAIYSEQDNVSIHRFKADESYLVGAGKGPIEAYLDIESIIEIAKRNDIDAIHPGYGFLAENADFAKRCQDEGIIFIGPSSELIDKFGDKVEARRLAVEANIPVIPGTPEPIETLQEALLFAKEYGYPIIIKGVSGGGGRGMRIVRSQDELQDSLDRARSEARSSFGNAKVYLERYLEQPKHIEVQILGDNHGNIVHLFERDCSVQRRHQKVVEVAPSLSLDDELRNDICQAALTLMQKAGYSNAGTVEFLLTPDKRFYFIEVNPRIQVEHTITELITGIDIVQAQIRVAEGHLLSDAEIGIDSQDAITMNGYAIQCRVTTEDAENNFLPDAGRLLAWRSGGGFGVRLDGGNGYPGAIITPFYDSLLVKISTYGTSFDQAARKMLRTLREFRIRGVKTNLPFLENVVTHPDFLSGSYDTSFIDTKPELFVFPGRQDRGTKLLSYIGNTIVNGYPGIGKPEKKPHFDSPRIPRTPFSQPYPDGTKQILDRDGADGLVKWIQEQKQVLITDTTFRDAHQSLFATRVRTYDLASVAEATGKLGAGLFSLEMWGGATFDTSMRFLQESPWERLQILRERIPNILFQMLLRGANAVGYTNYPDNVIQSFVKASAENGIDVFRIFDSLNWLPGMQTAIEAVRNTGKIAEASICYTGDILDPSKTKYTLAYYVDLAKQLEQAGAHILAIKDMAGLLKPYAAYELVRALKQEIGIPIHLHTHDTSGNGGAMLLKAIEAGVDIVDACVSSMSGLTSQPSLNGLIASLTHTDRDSKLSLETFNKLSDYWEDVRPYYQGFESGMKASNTEVYVHEMPGGQYTNLEQQAKAVGLEGRWEEVKHMYAVVNQMCGDIVKVTPSSKVVGDLALFMVQNNLTEENIWEKGTRLDFPDSVIQFFQGYLGQPPGGFPKNLQELVLKGRDAFTARPGELLAPIDFAQVTTELEEKIGREPSELDVLSYIMYPQVYLQFDQRMKEYGDLSVLNTSTFFYGLRPGEETAITIERGKTLIIKLVAVGELHPDGRRIIYFELNGQPREIFVRDQSAIVSEQIRRKADAQNQAHLGASMPGKVLKVLVSEGDKVRKGEHLLVSEAMKMETTIQAPMDGKIKSVYVKAGEAIETGDLLIEME from the coding sequence ATGCAAAAGAGAAAGATCAATCGATTACTGGTTGCCAACCGCGGCGAGATCGCCATTCGCATCTTCCGTGCCGCAACCGAGCTGGGAATCCGGACTGTAGCCATTTACTCTGAGCAGGATAACGTCTCGATTCATCGTTTCAAAGCGGACGAGTCCTATTTGGTGGGCGCCGGAAAAGGTCCCATCGAAGCTTACCTGGACATCGAAAGCATCATCGAAATCGCCAAGCGCAACGACATCGATGCCATTCACCCGGGCTATGGCTTCCTCGCAGAGAACGCCGATTTTGCAAAACGCTGCCAGGATGAAGGAATCATTTTTATCGGCCCATCCTCTGAGCTGATCGACAAGTTTGGCGATAAGGTCGAAGCGAGACGTCTTGCTGTCGAAGCGAACATACCCGTCATCCCTGGGACCCCAGAACCAATCGAAACGTTGCAGGAAGCTCTCCTCTTTGCCAAAGAATACGGGTATCCGATCATCATCAAAGGCGTATCCGGCGGTGGCGGTCGCGGCATGCGCATCGTCCGCAGCCAGGATGAGCTCCAGGACTCCCTGGATCGCGCCCGCTCAGAAGCACGCTCGTCGTTTGGAAATGCGAAAGTATACCTGGAGCGCTATCTGGAGCAGCCAAAGCATATTGAAGTCCAAATTCTTGGGGACAATCACGGCAACATCGTCCATCTCTTCGAACGAGATTGCTCCGTGCAGCGCCGCCATCAAAAGGTAGTGGAAGTCGCCCCCAGCCTGTCCCTCGATGACGAGCTGCGAAATGACATTTGCCAGGCTGCCTTGACATTGATGCAAAAGGCTGGATATTCCAATGCAGGTACGGTCGAGTTCTTGCTCACCCCTGACAAGCGTTTTTACTTCATCGAGGTAAATCCGCGCATTCAGGTCGAGCATACCATCACCGAGCTGATCACGGGAATCGATATCGTGCAGGCACAGATCCGCGTTGCCGAAGGACATCTTCTCTCCGATGCGGAAATTGGCATCGATTCGCAGGATGCCATCACGATGAACGGATACGCCATCCAGTGCCGCGTGACAACCGAGGACGCGGAAAACAATTTCCTGCCGGATGCGGGACGTCTCCTCGCTTGGCGCTCAGGCGGCGGCTTTGGCGTACGTCTCGATGGCGGTAACGGTTATCCGGGCGCCATCATTACGCCGTTCTACGATTCGCTGCTGGTCAAAATTTCGACCTACGGAACAAGCTTTGATCAAGCCGCTCGCAAAATGCTGCGGACCCTTCGCGAATTCCGCATTCGCGGCGTGAAGACCAACCTGCCTTTCCTGGAAAACGTCGTGACCCACCCTGATTTCCTGAGTGGCAGCTACGACACATCCTTCATCGATACAAAACCGGAGCTTTTCGTTTTCCCTGGTCGCCAGGACAGGGGGACAAAATTACTTTCCTACATCGGGAATACCATTGTCAACGGGTATCCTGGTATCGGCAAGCCCGAGAAAAAACCGCATTTTGATTCACCGCGGATTCCACGCACGCCATTCAGCCAGCCCTATCCGGACGGAACCAAACAAATCCTCGATCGCGATGGCGCTGACGGGCTTGTGAAGTGGATTCAAGAGCAGAAACAGGTACTGATTACCGACACGACTTTCCGCGACGCTCACCAATCTCTGTTTGCGACGCGTGTGCGCACGTACGATCTCGCTTCTGTCGCTGAGGCTACAGGCAAGCTGGGCGCGGGACTTTTCTCTCTGGAAATGTGGGGCGGCGCTACTTTTGACACCAGCATGCGCTTCTTGCAGGAGTCACCGTGGGAACGACTGCAAATCTTGCGCGAGCGGATTCCCAACATCTTGTTCCAGATGCTCCTGCGGGGGGCAAATGCTGTCGGCTACACCAACTACCCGGATAATGTCATCCAATCCTTCGTCAAAGCATCTGCGGAAAATGGCATCGACGTCTTCCGCATCTTCGACAGCCTGAACTGGCTGCCGGGCATGCAGACCGCCATCGAGGCCGTTCGCAATACCGGCAAAATCGCCGAAGCATCCATCTGCTACACCGGCGACATTCTCGATCCATCCAAAACCAAATACACGCTCGCCTACTACGTCGATCTGGCGAAGCAGCTGGAACAAGCCGGCGCTCACATTCTCGCGATCAAAGACATGGCTGGCCTCCTGAAGCCGTACGCTGCCTACGAGCTGGTACGTGCCCTGAAGCAGGAGATTGGTATTCCGATTCACCTGCACACGCACGACACCTCTGGAAATGGCGGTGCGATGCTGCTAAAGGCAATCGAAGCCGGCGTGGATATCGTAGATGCTTGCGTGAGCTCGATGTCTGGCCTGACTTCCCAGCCTAGTCTGAATGGTCTGATTGCCAGCCTGACACACACCGATCGAGACAGCAAGCTCTCTCTCGAAACCTTCAACAAGCTCTCGGACTACTGGGAGGATGTTCGCCCGTACTACCAGGGCTTTGAAAGCGGCATGAAAGCGAGCAACACCGAGGTATACGTGCATGAAATGCCAGGCGGTCAATACACGAATCTCGAACAGCAAGCCAAAGCGGTCGGTTTGGAAGGACGCTGGGAAGAAGTCAAGCACATGTACGCCGTCGTCAACCAAATGTGCGGGGATATCGTAAAAGTGACCCCTTCTTCCAAGGTCGTGGGAGATCTGGCGCTGTTTATGGTGCAGAACAACCTCACGGAGGAGAACATCTGGGAAAAAGGCACACGTCTCGACTTCCCGGATTCCGTCATCCAATTCTTCCAAGGCTATCTGGGTCAGCCCCCGGGCGGCTTCCCGAAAAACCTGCAAGAGCTCGTCTTGAAGGGCCGCGATGCCTTCACTGCGCGTCCCGGCGAGCTGCTCGCACCCATCGATTTTGCACAGGTCACCACTGAGCTGGAAGAGAAAATCGGGCGCGAACCGAGCGAGCTGGATGTCCTCTCCTACATCATGTATCCGCAGGTTTACCTGCAATTCGATCAACGGATGAAAGAGTACGGTGACCTCTCCGTCCTGAATACCTCCACTTTCTTCTATGGACTGCGTCCAGGGGAAGAGACGGCGATCACCATCGAACGAGGCAAAACGCTCATCATCAAGCTCGTTGCAGTCGGCGAGCTGCATCCGGATGGCCGACGCATCATTTACTTCGAGTTGAATGGTCAGCCTCGCGAAATCTTCGTACGCGATCAGTCCGCGATCGTCAGCGAGCAGATCCGGCGCAAGGCTGACGCACAAAACCAGGCGCATCTGGGCGCATCCATGCCGGGTAAAGTGTTGAAGGTTCTGGTCTCTGAAGGAGACAAGGTCCGCAAAGGGGAGCATCTATTGGTCAGCGAAGCCATGAAGATGGAAACGACCATCCAAGCACCTATGGACGGAAAAATCAAGTCCGTCTACGTTAAAGCCGGCGAAGCGATCGAGACTGGAGATCTCCTCATTGAAATGGAATAA
- the fliD gene encoding flagellar filament capping protein FliD, producing MKVNRISHIPYSQRVGRYHFQMVQAKLHAPVNPISSYNLQPFYTREQQWRTELSDSLSRLYRYSADLDKAAREFDPERKGSTINERQAISSDPEAATAKAYASAQSKTYQLDILRLASTQTNRGKWEEGSTPTSVSQGHQQFAVVSGEREESYSFYSHPADSHAQSMKRMEQAIVTQGPSVVLPRVEENGSMQALVLESSETGADHGFTLHDQKGNSVRASGIQRVEKRAGDAEFILDGQRGFSSHNRISIGGGEVQVSMLQAGNGTVSITVSPDTERLLQQTRRLVGAYNRLQLFLQEQQETLATQKLENFERAAQAANGVLSQFGIRLLPNGLLEQDDHTWLEAVQVRYEDFAEAMKGLTKQFREEVMHVQSSPLGSFSRSFEEIGGCIPYASPSPSSMRYMQAGLFINLLF from the coding sequence ATGAAAGTGAACAGAATCAGCCATATCCCGTACAGCCAGCGGGTCGGCCGGTATCATTTTCAGATGGTTCAGGCGAAGCTGCACGCCCCAGTCAATCCGATCAGCAGCTACAACCTTCAACCGTTCTACACCCGAGAGCAGCAATGGAGGACTGAGCTGTCCGATTCTTTATCACGCCTCTACCGCTATTCGGCTGATTTGGATAAGGCGGCTCGCGAGTTCGACCCTGAGCGGAAAGGCAGCACCATCAATGAACGGCAGGCGATCAGCTCAGATCCGGAGGCAGCCACAGCAAAGGCATATGCCAGCGCGCAATCTAAGACGTATCAGCTCGATATCTTGCGCTTGGCAAGCACACAGACCAACAGAGGAAAATGGGAAGAAGGCAGTACCCCAACTTCTGTATCCCAAGGTCATCAGCAATTTGCCGTGGTTTCAGGGGAACGAGAGGAATCGTACTCGTTTTACTCCCATCCCGCTGATTCTCACGCTCAAAGCATGAAGCGAATGGAACAAGCGATCGTCACCCAAGGCCCATCCGTCGTACTGCCGCGCGTAGAGGAAAATGGGAGCATGCAGGCTCTTGTCCTGGAGAGCAGCGAGACAGGAGCGGACCACGGCTTTACCTTGCACGATCAAAAAGGCAACAGTGTACGAGCGTCTGGAATCCAGCGCGTAGAGAAGCGTGCAGGCGATGCCGAATTCATCCTGGACGGACAGCGCGGCTTCTCTTCCCACAACCGAATCAGCATCGGAGGTGGCGAGGTACAGGTATCGATGCTGCAGGCCGGAAACGGTACCGTATCGATCACAGTCTCACCTGATACGGAACGCTTGCTCCAGCAAACCCGTCGTTTGGTGGGAGCATACAACCGTCTCCAGCTTTTTCTCCAAGAGCAACAGGAAACACTGGCCACGCAAAAGCTTGAGAATTTTGAACGAGCGGCTCAAGCTGCGAACGGTGTCCTCAGCCAGTTTGGCATCAGACTTTTGCCGAACGGACTGCTGGAGCAGGATGACCATACATGGCTGGAAGCGGTTCAAGTCCGTTATGAAGATTTTGCGGAAGCCATGAAAGGATTGACCAAGCAGTTTCGCGAGGAAGTCATGCATGTTCAGTCTTCGCCGCTCGGCTCCTTTTCCCGATCCTTTGAAGAAATTGGCGGCTGTATTCCGTACGCCTCTCCATCGCCATCCAGCATGCGTTACATGCAGGCCGGATTGTTCATCAACCTGTTGTTTTAG
- the ytfJ gene encoding GerW family sporulation protein produces the protein MADHPIQGLMRTAMENIKQMVDVNTIIGDPVETPDGSVILPISKVGFGFAAGGSEFQYDRDHPGALSYPFGGGSGGGVSITPVAFLVVGKQGIRSIPLENSTHLYDRILDSVPQFVDKMQAMFKKDETTLHSTTVVVEDNDLEDLMERS, from the coding sequence TTGGCAGACCACCCGATTCAAGGCTTAATGCGAACGGCAATGGAAAATATCAAGCAAATGGTCGATGTGAACACCATTATCGGGGACCCGGTAGAGACGCCGGATGGAAGCGTCATCTTGCCTATCTCTAAAGTGGGTTTTGGTTTTGCAGCAGGGGGAAGTGAGTTTCAGTACGACCGTGATCACCCGGGTGCGCTGAGCTATCCCTTTGGCGGTGGGAGTGGCGGTGGGGTGTCCATCACCCCAGTTGCCTTTTTAGTGGTAGGCAAGCAGGGGATTCGTTCCATTCCTCTTGAAAACTCGACGCATCTGTACGACCGAATTTTGGACTCTGTTCCACAGTTCGTCGACAAGATGCAAGCGATGTTCAAAAAGGACGAAACTACGCTGCACTCCACTACGGTAGTGGTGGAGGACAATGATCTGGAAGATTTAATGGAGCGAAGCTGA
- a CDS encoding DUF2953 domain-containing protein has product MSWLIVSVIVLVILAFLTPVQISLFYGRIGENDHVVIEVAAWFRLIRRKYEIPMVFLKQSEAGPELVAKVETVQQKSKTKEKIQDLTRKQAHKWYHNYREYLDKIHDFQPMFKELFKHFRCTKLEWHTVMGTGQASETGALTGVVWGVKSILIGVISHAVSLRAIPRMSVQPIWNQAMIRTNFDCVLHFMLGHVIVVTVKMYLRLRKRRVSKWGTAPSEA; this is encoded by the coding sequence GTGAGCTGGCTGATTGTGTCCGTCATCGTTCTCGTCATCTTGGCATTCCTTACTCCCGTACAAATCTCGCTTTTCTATGGAAGGATCGGCGAAAACGATCATGTCGTCATCGAGGTGGCGGCATGGTTCCGTCTGATTCGCAGGAAGTACGAAATTCCCATGGTATTTCTGAAGCAGTCAGAAGCCGGTCCAGAGCTGGTGGCAAAAGTAGAGACTGTCCAGCAAAAGAGCAAAACGAAAGAAAAAATACAGGATTTGACGCGCAAGCAGGCGCACAAATGGTATCACAATTACCGTGAATATCTAGATAAAATTCATGATTTCCAACCGATGTTCAAAGAACTGTTCAAACATTTCCGCTGTACGAAGCTGGAGTGGCATACGGTTATGGGAACCGGACAAGCTTCAGAGACAGGAGCATTGACTGGTGTTGTTTGGGGCGTCAAAAGCATATTGATCGGGGTGATTTCCCATGCGGTTTCCTTGCGGGCCATCCCTCGCATGAGTGTGCAGCCGATATGGAATCAAGCCATGATTCGCACGAATTTCGATTGCGTGCTCCATTTCATGCTGGGACATGTCATTGTCGTTACAGTCAAAATGTATCTCCGTTTGCGAAAAAGGCGCGTGAGCAAATGGGGGACTGCACCGTCCGAAGCGTAG
- a CDS encoding 3D domain-containing protein produces MILASLAAMMFMGVPAAEAMTNDTENSTIPYADVAGHWAEKQIEQLYIAGAVGQTDAFRPDDPVTLGELITLFVKAKGVEPVQSTQSSFADVPAGSWLSPYAEIAYRLGMVHGQKQGNRVYLNPNQTVQREAMVSILIRAMGQSGAVNQLKWSTTMQSLAKYEDGNDVKEDFQRPLVYALQNRLVSPYTDGTLKPQTTITRAEAATYAALHLLTSKAADQGALANGTAYREKLTVKTTAYSYPSNSSVLSYLEYPLRKGVVAVDPNVIPLGTHLYIDGYGYAVAADIGGAVKQRHVDLYLPTLSDAQRYGMKQGVNVYVLD; encoded by the coding sequence ATGATCCTGGCCTCTCTGGCTGCCATGATGTTCATGGGAGTGCCAGCCGCAGAGGCAATGACGAATGACACAGAGAATTCCACCATCCCGTACGCAGACGTTGCAGGTCACTGGGCAGAGAAACAAATTGAACAATTATACATAGCGGGAGCGGTTGGGCAGACGGATGCATTTCGACCGGATGACCCTGTGACTCTCGGAGAATTAATTACCTTGTTCGTCAAGGCAAAGGGGGTTGAGCCCGTCCAATCGACGCAATCTTCTTTCGCTGACGTTCCTGCGGGCAGCTGGTTGTCCCCTTATGCGGAGATAGCGTATCGACTGGGAATGGTTCATGGGCAAAAGCAAGGCAACCGGGTCTACTTGAACCCAAATCAGACCGTGCAAAGAGAAGCGATGGTCTCCATTCTTATCCGTGCCATGGGACAGAGCGGAGCGGTCAATCAGCTGAAATGGTCAACGACGATGCAATCCTTGGCCAAGTATGAAGATGGAAATGATGTGAAAGAGGATTTCCAGCGGCCGCTCGTATATGCGCTGCAGAACCGTTTGGTCAGTCCTTACACAGACGGTACCCTCAAACCACAAACGACGATCACACGTGCAGAAGCGGCGACCTACGCTGCATTGCATCTGCTGACGTCCAAAGCAGCGGATCAAGGAGCCTTGGCCAACGGGACAGCCTATCGCGAAAAGCTGACCGTAAAGACGACCGCTTACAGTTATCCGAGTAATTCGTCAGTTCTGTCTTATCTCGAGTATCCATTGCGCAAAGGGGTAGTCGCAGTCGATCCGAATGTGATTCCACTCGGGACACACTTGTACATCGACGGATATGGCTACGCAGTAGCGGCTGATATCGGCGGAGCAGTCAAACAGCGTCATGTTGACTTGTACCTTCCCACGCTCAGTGATGCACAGAGGTACGGAATGAAGCAAGGTGTGAACGTTTACGTTTTGGACTGA
- the sleB gene encoding spore cortex-lytic enzyme: MWLNKKTLTTLLLAILAVAIVMPTESFAATQLQRGSVNGDVWDVQYRLQMLGYYNDNLDGIYGSNTANAVRAFQRNYGLTADGVVGDDTWRVMKKVSVNRTEMQLLAQLVYSEARGESYVGQVAVAAVAMNRMQSANFPNTIREVIFEPYAFTAVDDGQFWLTPDVTAYRAAWDAVRGWDPSGGALYYFNPDTATSSWIWSRPQIKKIGKHIFAS; the protein is encoded by the coding sequence ATGTGGTTGAACAAAAAGACGCTGACTACCTTGCTGCTCGCAATTTTGGCAGTGGCTATTGTTATGCCTACGGAGTCGTTTGCCGCTACACAGCTGCAACGAGGGAGCGTAAACGGAGACGTCTGGGATGTGCAATACCGTTTGCAAATGCTCGGTTACTACAATGACAACCTGGATGGCATCTATGGCAGCAATACAGCCAATGCTGTCAGAGCGTTTCAGCGAAATTACGGACTTACTGCAGATGGTGTGGTAGGTGACGACACATGGCGTGTAATGAAGAAAGTATCTGTGAATCGAACAGAGATGCAGCTGCTCGCTCAATTAGTGTACTCGGAAGCGCGCGGAGAATCATATGTAGGCCAGGTAGCAGTCGCTGCCGTTGCCATGAATCGGATGCAATCCGCCAATTTCCCCAACACCATCCGAGAGGTCATCTTTGAACCGTATGCCTTCACGGCAGTGGATGATGGTCAGTTCTGGCTTACTCCGGATGTGACTGCCTACCGAGCTGCCTGGGACGCTGTGAGAGGATGGGATCCATCGGGCGGTGCACTCTACTATTTCAATCCAGACACCGCTACTTCCAGCTGGATCTGGTCGCGTCCGCAAATTAAAAAAATCGGCAAACACATTTTCGCGAGTTAA
- a CDS encoding DUF421 domain-containing protein encodes MPDWLNIALRSIGALVYLFLLTKLIGKRQIKQLTYIEYIVGITIGSIAAFMATEMDGPIFHSLISLTIFAVFPALSEWISLKSKWYRDIMEGKSTIVIQDGKILENNLAKEKLTSEDLLEQLRVKNVFRVADVEFALMETSGELTVMLKTEQAPVTPSQLGLHVPKAKAPQTIIMDGKIMPIPLAAIGKNQVWLETQLKRRNKSVEDVFLGQVDESGNLYLDYMSDAGSNKKKTQIEETYETLKQCLKDLEQQANAEQDSKLQQKYKDNAGKLEEILKQIQPRYKH; translated from the coding sequence ATGCCAGACTGGCTAAACATAGCACTTCGGTCAATTGGAGCACTGGTCTATTTGTTTCTTCTCACCAAATTAATCGGCAAAAGACAGATAAAGCAACTCACTTATATTGAATACATAGTCGGAATCACGATCGGTTCCATCGCCGCTTTCATGGCTACGGAGATGGATGGGCCCATTTTTCACAGCCTGATCTCCCTTACGATATTTGCGGTCTTCCCTGCTCTGAGCGAATGGATCTCGCTCAAGAGCAAATGGTACCGTGACATCATGGAAGGAAAATCGACAATCGTGATTCAAGACGGCAAGATATTAGAGAACAATCTCGCCAAGGAGAAGCTGACTTCCGAAGATTTGCTAGAGCAGCTGCGCGTCAAAAACGTCTTTCGTGTAGCGGATGTCGAATTTGCTTTGATGGAGACAAGCGGAGAGTTAACCGTGATGCTAAAAACGGAGCAAGCACCCGTAACACCTAGTCAGCTGGGCTTACACGTTCCAAAGGCCAAAGCCCCCCAAACCATCATCATGGATGGCAAAATCATGCCGATTCCATTGGCTGCCATTGGAAAAAACCAGGTGTGGTTGGAAACGCAATTGAAAAGGCGCAACAAGTCGGTGGAAGATGTTTTCCTCGGGCAAGTCGATGAGAGCGGGAATCTATACCTTGATTATATGAGCGATGCAGGCAGTAACAAGAAGAAAACGCAAATAGAGGAAACTTATGAGACTTTGAAGCAATGCCTGAAGGATCTGGAGCAGCAGGCGAATGCGGAGCAAGACTCGAAGCTGCAGCAGAAATACAAGGATAACGCAGGAAAGCTCGAAGAAATATTGAAACAAATTCAGCCGCGGTACAAGCACTGA
- a CDS encoding alpha/beta-type small acid-soluble spore protein codes for MANNNGGNSNNLLVPQANQALDQLKYEIASEFGVQLGPDTTSRQNGSVGGEITKRLVSFAEQQLAGRG; via the coding sequence ATGGCTAACAACAACGGTGGAAACAGTAACAATCTGCTCGTACCACAAGCGAACCAAGCTTTGGACCAGCTGAAGTACGAAATCGCATCCGAGTTCGGCGTTCAGCTTGGACCTGACACCACTTCCCGTCAAAACGGTTCAGTTGGGGGAGAGATTACAAAACGTCTTGTCTCCTTCGCTGAACAACAATTGGCTGGTCGTGGCTAA
- a CDS encoding MGDG synthase family glycosyltransferase — protein MGKRFLFVMEEWAGSGHRMAAQALAEELRLRSGVESTRIVGGLETASPALRGLSRFFYLGMLRYAPPLWQRLYEQESLWNAALKKPLGWWLSKRLIQELLLKEEPDVVVATHAYCLSALAHAKQKMDKPFHLVSIPTDFHINGFWVHPLIDTYIVAHEQLADVLATDYQVSPEKIHVHGIPVRPDFSRADIRDKPNWRVQLGLEPEKFTVLISGGEGGHGGIKRVLQELLHVQEPMQIIVIAGKNARLHQQLEAWLRQEESLQHIVWIRGYEQQMWQWIGAADAYITKPGGISCAEALAMKTPLILYQPLPGQERRNSGFFMRNEAAIVAMCPEDIRTVIGRWRNKKQWEDAIMRMEVVRRPDSAQRTAEYLLGL, from the coding sequence ATGGGTAAGCGATTTTTATTCGTCATGGAGGAATGGGCGGGAAGTGGCCACAGGATGGCCGCCCAGGCGCTTGCAGAGGAATTACGCTTACGATCTGGCGTAGAGTCGACAAGAATTGTTGGAGGGTTGGAGACGGCCAGTCCCGCATTGCGGGGGCTGTCCCGTTTTTTTTATCTGGGGATGCTGCGCTATGCACCTCCCCTCTGGCAACGCCTGTATGAACAGGAGAGCCTGTGGAACGCGGCATTGAAAAAGCCGTTGGGGTGGTGGCTTTCTAAAAGGCTGATTCAAGAGCTTCTGCTGAAGGAGGAGCCCGACGTCGTCGTAGCCACTCATGCGTATTGCTTGTCTGCACTGGCTCATGCCAAGCAAAAAATGGACAAGCCATTTCATCTTGTCAGCATCCCGACGGATTTCCACATTAATGGATTTTGGGTTCATCCCCTGATTGATACGTATATCGTGGCTCATGAGCAGCTGGCTGACGTTTTGGCCACCGATTATCAGGTGAGTCCCGAAAAAATTCACGTTCATGGCATTCCGGTACGTCCTGATTTTTCACGAGCGGACATAAGGGACAAGCCCAACTGGAGAGTCCAATTAGGCCTAGAACCAGAGAAATTCACCGTGCTGATAAGCGGAGGCGAAGGAGGGCACGGTGGGATAAAGCGGGTACTGCAGGAGTTGCTCCACGTCCAAGAGCCGATGCAGATTATCGTGATTGCGGGGAAAAATGCCCGACTTCACCAGCAGCTCGAAGCATGGCTGCGACAGGAAGAAAGCCTGCAGCACATCGTATGGATCAGAGGCTATGAACAGCAAATGTGGCAATGGATTGGAGCTGCAGATGCCTATATCACAAAGCCGGGAGGGATCAGCTGTGCCGAGGCGCTGGCAATGAAAACCCCGCTTATCTTATATCAACCCTTGCCTGGACAAGAGAGACGAAACAGCGGGTTCTTCATGAGGAATGAAGCAGCCATTGTCGCCATGTGCCCCGAGGATATTCGTACGGTCATCGGGCGTTGGAGAAACAAAAAGCAGTGGGAAGACGCGATCATGAGGATGGAAGTCGTGCGCCGTCCCGATTCAGCCCAACGAACCGCAGAATATCTGCTGGGGTTATAA
- a CDS encoding YkoP family protein codes for MNSSLLVLWGLWDDVYQRCTRLKYIEKGANIFRVVPLRYRGETLVTSDNQTIFNGDLIVKIHIHNYYFATLCKGVKDDLRVALLLRRQIMVSLPKLAAYLESMPERERIKGIVGTTMLHKGVQPLGFSISDVPMNWFFRYKRWYLRLLLRIVHPDGKKRVQTWNHEMPLKRVYMSKEALLKRYGTMHASTGEVD; via the coding sequence ATGAATTCGAGTCTCTTGGTGCTCTGGGGGCTGTGGGACGATGTGTATCAGCGCTGCACGCGACTCAAATACATAGAGAAGGGGGCCAATATTTTTCGTGTGGTGCCACTTCGTTACCGAGGTGAGACTCTGGTCACATCAGACAATCAAACCATTTTCAACGGTGATCTCATCGTCAAAATACATATTCATAATTACTACTTCGCAACGCTCTGCAAAGGGGTCAAAGACGACTTGCGGGTAGCCCTGCTTCTCCGGCGGCAAATCATGGTATCTTTGCCGAAATTGGCTGCTTATCTAGAGTCCATGCCGGAGAGAGAAAGAATTAAAGGGATTGTCGGGACTACGATGCTGCATAAAGGGGTCCAGCCTTTGGGCTTTTCCATTTCAGATGTTCCCATGAATTGGTTTTTCCGATACAAGCGGTGGTATTTGCGGCTGCTGCTGCGTATCGTTCATCCTGATGGCAAAAAGCGGGTGCAAACCTGGAACCACGAGATGCCCTTAAAGAGGGTCTACATGTCCAAGGAAGCATTGCTGAAGCGCTATGGAACGATGCACGCATCCACAGGAGAGGTCGACTGA